The Candidatus Hydrogenedentota bacterium genome contains the following window.
GCCCATCGAAATACAGAACGCCTGGCTTGTGGCCTTGAAGCGGGCGGATATCAAGAACTTCCGCTTCCACGATCTGCGGCATAGTGCCGCTTCGTACCTGGCCATGAACGGCGTCAGCTTGCCCGAAATTGCGGCCGTGCTGGGGCACAAGACCCTGGCCATGGTGCAGCGGTATGCCCACCTGTCCGATGCACGCACGAGCAAAGTGGTGGAACGAATGAATCAGGCCATTTTCGGAGGCGAATCAGAGCAACGCGAACAGGGGGGTAGCCAATGAAGCCCTTTGAACAAATGCAAATCGATAAGATTGATGGCCAGTTTATGCCCGATACAGTAATTCCAGAAGAGTTCATTCCTCGCTACTTCTTCCTGATTTCCCCTGCATTCAGGCCACAGGCGGCATAGCACCCGGAATTATGTCATTTATGTCACGCCGTCTGGTTTTGCCGACAATTGTCCCCCGGGGGCGCCGCAGGCGCACATTCGGCCCGTCAAGGGACGCAGCTCTTTGCCCTTCGGAACGTGTTGAGGGCCCACGGGACAGGTCGCGAGCCTGTATCCATGCCGCTGACGCGCTACACAACCGATTCCATCGAGTGAATTCAAAGCGCAGGCCGCGACCAATGGGGAGAGCCGCTCGCCCCGACCATGATAGAAACCCTGAAGGCCAATAGCTTACAGAAGAGAGCTGTTGGCCCTCTTTGTGTATCGGAAGGCCCGAGGTATGGCGAAAAGTGTAACGGGGACGCAGCAGCACACGGCATGTGCTGGTGATTCTCGACGGAATGGACATGTCCGCAAACTGCCGCGATGAGCACAGGCGGCATTCTCTGGCGATTCATGGCTACTTCCGCTCTATAGTTTCTAGATCATGAGAACGCCGGATTCACTCGAACCGGATGGTCTACATTTGGGCTATGCATCGCATATGATGTCAGCGAATACGTGTGCCCGGCTTCACAAAAACCAGCGCATGCTTCCATCCTGTCCAGAGTCTGCTCCCGCACCGAGGTTATTCCGCCATGCTCTCGACAATAGCTTGGATGAACTGGGGGTGATACTTGGCGTACTGGGAACCACTCGCGTTCCGGGTCATCACAATGACTAAGTCATTTTCAGGGTCGATGCGGAGGGTTGCGCCAGATGCAGCACCGTGGCCGAAGGTGCGCTTGCTCAATCCTGCCTCGGGTGTCCACACCGGGCCGATCCCCCATTCGATCTCCGTCTCGAAGTGGACATAGGGCGCTAACTTCACCGGGAGCATCTTCTCGAAGGTCTCCTCACTGAAGAATCGCAGCGTTCCATAGGCGCCCCGGTTGAGGAGCATTTGGCCGAATTTCGCGATGTCCAGCGGTACGCTCATGGTCCACGCGCTGCCGTCTATCGCGTCGGTATGCTCGCAACCCAGCGGCGCCCAGAGGTGCCGCTTGAAGAACTGAGGCAGCGCTTCGCCGGTCATAGACTCGATGATCTTGCCGCCGAGGGCATAGCCCGTGCCGTTGTACGCGTGACCCGCGCCAACCTCGAGACAGGGGTAATACCCAGCGACGATTTCCTCCAAGTCGTTCCGTTCGTCGCCCCAGTGGTCCGGAGCAGCGCGAGGCAATTGCACGCCAAGCCCCAGTCCGCTCGTATGCGTATAGAGATTGCGAATCGTGAGCGGATACTTGACGGGAATGCCCCGCAGCGCCGGCAGATACTTGTCGATGGGTTCGTCCAGGTCCACCAGGCCCTGGTCCACAAGCATCATCATCAGTGCCCCGGAGAGGAACTTGGATATCGAAGCCATCCAGCTCTTTGTGTCGACCGTCATCGGCTCTCCGTAGCGCGTACCGTAAGCGTTGTGGAAAAAGACAACGCCGTGACGCGCCAAGCAGACGGCAAAGGGTTCGTGGCTCTCTTCAACCCATGCACGACAGACGGCATCGAGCTTGTCTACGGCGTCTGCTTTCATCCCAGCTTCCAGAGCCGTTCCCTCGCGGAGCTCAGGGGCCGGCTTGCCCTCTTTCTGGCGCGGGCAGGAGAAGGCGTTCGGAAAGGCTTTATCCATGCCGTTGAGCTTGCGTTTGAGCTGGACCCACCACTGTCGGTCCATGGCCCAGACGTCATCGGCTGCCGTGGCAATTTCAACGGTTTGGCCCGCGGAGTTGCTGAGCGATGCGTCATACATGCCCGCAAACAGCACGGCCGCGTCCTGGCCCTTCGCGAGATCATCGAGAATACTGAACCTCAGATATGTACCGAGGGATTGGCTCTGTGCCTTCACCACGTCGGGGTCAAGTCGTGCCTCGTCGGGCATTCGCGCTGAAAGGCGAGGCTCCAGGTAGCGCCACGACACGACTGTATCAAACGAATCGGGGGCTCGAAACAGCGTGACGTAGCGCCGCAGACTTGGACCTGCTTCGGGTCTGATCTCGAGCACGGCCCCATAGCGGCCGGGCTCAACCGCCGAGGTTACGGGATTGAACTCGCGATCGTAGAAGGTTGGTTCAATGCGGTAGGCTCCGATCAACCGCTCGGCAATCAACGGATCGCAGAAGTCGCAGACGGGGAACGTCTCGCCCTTGAACACAGGAGGTTTCGCGCCGACTCCCAGGAGCATGACGCGTTGCGCACGCGTCAAATCCGCATTCGGCATGCTCAGGCTCGAATCGAACCTGTTGGCAACGCGTACTCGCCACGGCTTGCCGGAAGCTGTGCCCACGGGCGCCGGAAAGACGAGTTCCGCCCGTGAATAGTCCCCAGTTTGCGTGAGCACGCCAGCCGCAAGCTTCCGCCTTCCCTCCCGAACAATCACGGATTTACCCGCAAAACCGCCGAGCGAAAGAACACTGACACGGGCCCGCATGGCATCGTCGTACTCGCCTCGTACACGGACGCAGTCGGGAGGACTGGGCTTGTCCCCAAGGCGAAGCCGGCACATGGTCGCTGAATCATAG
Protein-coding sequences here:
- a CDS encoding serine hydrolase; amino-acid sequence: MFTQSCRYRFVSCVVVAAILGLGLGVPASARAASAAIDISPVYDVPFVAGITIDGDGADWRDEGFRVEIMPDKDGRTLPRASLEPSFRLAWDERGLLVLLKVRDDFFIETSDETSLWEKDSVEVFVAAERGGKDWYSLVMSPGMTAEFPQMRVTPIDLRKKEPREPLSYEAARTKSEDGYVLELLLSWANLGIGPGRDRELAFQVYVNDVDGAQGRFQAVWFPSIRTRYDSATMCRLRLGDKPSPPDCVRVRGEYDDAMRARVSVLSLGGFAGKSVIVREGRRKLAAGVLTQTGDYSRAELVFPAPVGTASGKPWRVRVANRFDSSLSMPNADLTRAQRVMLLGVGAKPPVFKGETFPVCDFCDPLIAERLIGAYRIEPTFYDREFNPVTSAVEPGRYGAVLEIRPEAGPSLRRYVTLFRAPDSFDTVVSWRYLEPRLSARMPDEARLDPDVVKAQSQSLGTYLRFSILDDLAKGQDAAVLFAGMYDASLSNSAGQTVEIATAADDVWAMDRQWWVQLKRKLNGMDKAFPNAFSCPRQKEGKPAPELREGTALEAGMKADAVDKLDAVCRAWVEESHEPFAVCLARHGVVFFHNAYGTRYGEPMTVDTKSWMASISKFLSGALMMMLVDQGLVDLDEPIDKYLPALRGIPVKYPLTIRNLYTHTSGLGLGVQLPRAAPDHWGDERNDLEEIVAGYYPCLEVGAGHAYNGTGYALGGKIIESMTGEALPQFFKRHLWAPLGCEHTDAIDGSAWTMSVPLDIAKFGQMLLNRGAYGTLRFFSEETFEKMLPVKLAPYVHFETEIEWGIGPVWTPEAGLSKRTFGHGAASGATLRIDPENDLVIVMTRNASGSQYAKYHPQFIQAIVESMAE